The stretch of DNA ACGGATGGCACCATAGATTTAGTTAACAAAACTGGGAAATGCCGCTTAATCATCGAGCCCAGACGTGGCTACGGCTTGGCGTTGCGGACAGGTATGAAAAACGCCAAAGGCAACATCCTCATCATGGTTGACGCCGACGGCACCTACGAGTTCAAGCACATCGACCGTCTTGTCAGCCGCTTAGTTGAGAAGGACGCAGATATGGTTTTGGCTACACGCATGTATGACCCCAAAAAAGCCATGGGATTCCTTAACTTCCTAGGCAACAAAGCCATAACCTTCACCTATGACTTCTTCTACAGCCAGTTCCTCAGCGACACCCAATCGGGTTTCCGCGCCATCGACCGAAGCAAATATGACAGCGTAAACTTTAAGGAAACCGACATGCCCTTCGCAACCGAGATGCTTATCCAATTCGCCAGGGAAGGCTATAACATGGTTGAGATACCCACAACCTATAAGGCTCGAACTTACGGGGTCACCAAACTCAGGCCATTCCAGTCGGGTATTCGGATTTTCACCACTATATTTAAGGGGTTCTTGGATGCAAAAACGTTTAGGGTCTGCTATGCACATTGGAAAGCGAATCGGTTTAAGCGATGAAGCCGGCGTTGCAGTCGCCGTTTTTGCAGCGCTCATCATCGTAGCTTTCTGCATTGCAGGGTACTACCTGATTTATAGACCTCAACCTGAACCCTACAACAGCATCTACATCTTAGACGCAAACAAGCAAACCACCGACTACGCCCACACCCTAATCCATAACCAAAACAGCACTTTCAGTGTCTACGTTGGCGTCGAAAACCATATGGGCGGCACCGGCACCCGCAACTATGAAGTGCAGACCAAAATCACCCAAACCTACAGTGGCTCACCCACAAACGCCACCCCAGTAGACACTTACGATGTGACGTTGGCGGACGGCGAGACCGACCTGCATCAGGTCACCGTAACCTTGAACACTCCGGGCAGCTACACTGTGGTCTTTGAGCTTTACCGAGTCGGCGATGAGGGCGTATTGGATTTTAGGGGCTACAACTATTGCCTGCTGGACATTGAGGTAATTTAGTCACCGAAGACCCTGTCAGCAGTATTCCGCGTCAGTGGAGCCATTGCGTGCTGTTTTAAGATAAAGCAAACGCGTATCTTCTTGTTAACTAAAAAGTAGAAAGACCCATTAGGGGGTCGCTGATAGGTGCGTTTCTATTTTTTCTTGATTTTTTTGTTCGGCACAGATAAGGGGATCGGTTTGACTTGGCTTTCCACCGATGCCATATTTGCCGCAGGGGCTTGTTTCTGTTTTTCAGCGTAGGCTTTTTCGATGGCGACGCGGTGCACGTTGTTGTAGGCGCAGAACGGAATGATTTTCTTGTCAGGTGTAATGTAGTGGACGACGCATCGGCGGACGCGGTTAACGTCGAAGTTGTAACTATCCATAAACGCCATGCAGCCTAAAAGGAATATGCGTCGGCGGATTTTGCCCAGCGACTTATACGTTGGGTCCATATGCATCGAGAGGATGCTCTTCATCAACGTGAAGGTTCCGACTTCCTTGGTGACCAGCAGCATATTCATCGATATCATGGCGCCCATAAACAGGGGAGCAAGCAGCTGAACCCTGCTTTTTGATTCTGCATGCTCAGCGGTTTTGCGGATGGTGTTAAAGAAGCGTTCAAAGTTAACGAAGCGGTTAATCGGGTACATCTTGCCCGTGTGGGGAGAAACATAAACCCAGTTAACGATGCCGCATTGTGGGCTGCAGCTGAAAAGCGGCCAGGGCTTCTGCATGAATTGCCGCATAATCTTAATCGGCGAAGTCATCACTGACATCGGGTAGAGGTCTGTGCTTTTGATTTCCCCGTTAGTTTGGCGCTCAACGTCTTCGGCGAAGCTCCATTCACGGAAGTTCTCGCGGAAGGGGTTTTCGGTTGCTCGACCGGTGAAGGCTATGGGTTGGAAGATTAATCCGCGGACGATGTCAGTGTTTTTGGCGGCGAAGCGGATCATGTCGCCGACTTCCTCGTCGTTGAGGCTTTTCATCAGCGTGTTTACAAGGATAACTTCCATGTCGAATTTGCGGCAGACATCGATGGTGCGTAGTTTATAGTTTAAAAGTTCTCTGCCACGGATCTTCTTGTTAAAGTCCTCGTGGAAGCTATCAAAGGACAGGTAAACGATGTTTAAGCCAGCGTTTTTGAACCGCTCTGCCAACGCGGGGTCGTCTGCGATCTTCATGCCGTTAGTAGCCAGAATCGTCATGAACTTGAGTTTATGCGCTGCAGCAATGATTTCAGGCATATCCTCACGCTCACAGGGTTCCCCGCCAGAAAACAGAATTGCCGGTGGCTTAGGGTTGGCTTTAGCGGCGAATTCTAGCATGTCAAGGAGTGCCTGTTTGGTGGGTTCATAATCGGTTGATTCCTGATTGGGGAAGGTTGAGAAGCACACGGCACAGCGGAGGTTGCAGCGTTTGGTTACGTCGATGACTCCTATGACGGTTCCTGAGGCGTGGTTTTTGCAGGTTTCACAGACGTATGGGCAACCCTCGGGGTTTTTGGGTGCTTTGAGGTCGCCTAGGTATTGGAACTGATCGTATTTGCTCATGTGGTCAAAGATGGGTTGGCTTTGCCAGTGGGTGGCTTTGAATTCCCCGTGGTCGGGGCATTGCTTGGTGATTTGGATTTTGCCGTTTACAGTGTTAAGTTGGGCATCGATTTTCTTTTGGCATTCAGGACAGATGCTTTTGGTTTCACTCACAGCAAGAGCACTCCAGCGATTCCTTCAACTATAAGCGCAAGGGGCAGCAGCATCATAGACATGGTTACGATGCGCTCGTATTTGCGTATACTTGCAACTGTAGTTGCGGAGGTAAACAAACGTGCAGCAGAGTAGATAAGCAGCACGCTCCAAAGCAGAATTAATGGAAGATAATAAACCGAGAATCCGCCGATGAAGTAGGGCAGGGGCGCAAGCAACCCGGTTAAGAGGAAAAAGACGCCACCGACTTTGGCTGCGCTTATGTTGCCGATTTTCTGGGGCAACGTGGGGTAACCAACTTTGGCGTCGCCTTCCACGCTGAAAATGTCGCGAAGAACGTTGCCGCCGATGGTGCCAAACGCGATGGGGTAGAGGCTAAGCGAGGCAAGGGTAATGGTGTCCTGTACTGTTGCTTGTCCATAGATGAATGCTGTTCCGGTTAAAACGCCCATCAGGAGGTTAGCTGCGAAACCTGACTTGCGCTTGATCAGATAGGAGTAAACCAGAAGCAGCAGGGAATCTATGGCGATTATGGCGAAGGCAACCCAGTTAATGAGGACAGAAATGACTAATCCCAATGCAAAGAAAACAGCTGAAATGACGATGGCGTGCTTGTAAGATAAGCTGCCTGAAGGAATGGGGCGTTTGGGTTTTATGACTGCGTCGCTTATGCGGTCATAGTAGTCGTTTATGGCGAATCCGCCTGATGCAATAAAAGAAAGCGAGAGAAAAGTCATCAGCAACACCACAGCCACATTGAGTGGACCCAGCAGGGTGGAGACGTCGCCGAAGTTTCCTTTAAGGATGGCAAACGCGGTTAGGACAGCTAAGCCGCCAGTCATCATCCAGTAGGGTAAACGTAGAAGAGCAACAAGTCCTCGTATCGGCGAGGAATGGCTCATATCTGTATTTTCCTGTCAGCTATGACTTCTTTGATGCTTTCTTCCAGGGTGACTTTAGGGGTCCAGTGGAGCTCTTTTTTGGCTTTGGAGATGTCAAACCAGATTGTGGTTACATCACCCTGCCATGAGACGCCAGTGGTGGTTATTTTTGTGCGTTTCTTTAGGTTGAGGATTTGCAGGATTAAGTCTGCGAGTTCAAGCACAGAAGTGGTTTTTCCTAATCCGAGGTTGTAGACTTCGCCCTTGACGTCTGCTCTTTCGCCGAGTTGGATAAGGGCTGCGACAACATCGGATACGTGGACGAAGTCGCGGCTGTTGTTGCCTGTTCCCAGTATCTCGAGTTTATCGGGGTTTTTTGCCAGTTTGTCTAGGAAGTCGTGGATGACTCCGTGGCATCGTAGGCCATAGACATTGGCGAATCGGGTGATTACGATGTCTAAGCCGTATTGTTCACGGTACATTTGGCAGTATTCTTCGCCGATGACTTTGCTTAAGCCATAGCATGAGAAGGGGTGGAAACCGTATGATTCCGGTGTAGGAA from Candidatus Bathyarchaeota archaeon encodes:
- a CDS encoding glycosyltransferase family 2 protein encodes the protein MTSKVELVSVVIPTLNEAGTILDAINTIDRYTTYPKEIIIVDGNSTDGTIDLVNKTGKCRLIIEPRRGYGLALRTGMKNAKGNILIMVDADGTYEFKHIDRLVSRLVEKDADMVLATRMYDPKKAMGFLNFLGNKAITFTYDFFYSQFLSDTQSGFRAIDRSKYDSVNFKETDMPFATEMLIQFAREGYNMVEIPTTYKARTYGVTKLRPFQSGIRIFTTIFKGFLDAKTFRVCYAHWKANRFKR
- a CDS encoding DUF1616 domain-containing protein, which gives rise to MHIGKRIGLSDEAGVAVAVFAALIIVAFCIAGYYLIYRPQPEPYNSIYILDANKQTTDYAHTLIHNQNSTFSVYVGVENHMGGTGTRNYEVQTKITQTYSGSPTNATPVDTYDVTLADGETDLHQVTVTLNTPGSYTVVFELYRVGDEGVLDFRGYNYCLLDIEVI
- a CDS encoding radical SAM protein, which codes for MSETKSICPECQKKIDAQLNTVNGKIQITKQCPDHGEFKATHWQSQPIFDHMSKYDQFQYLGDLKAPKNPEGCPYVCETCKNHASGTVIGVIDVTKRCNLRCAVCFSTFPNQESTDYEPTKQALLDMLEFAAKANPKPPAILFSGGEPCEREDMPEIIAAAHKLKFMTILATNGMKIADDPALAERFKNAGLNIVYLSFDSFHEDFNKKIRGRELLNYKLRTIDVCRKFDMEVILVNTLMKSLNDEEVGDMIRFAAKNTDIVRGLIFQPIAFTGRATENPFRENFREWSFAEDVERQTNGEIKSTDLYPMSVMTSPIKIMRQFMQKPWPLFSCSPQCGIVNWVYVSPHTGKMYPINRFVNFERFFNTIRKTAEHAESKSRVQLLAPLFMGAMISMNMLLVTKEVGTFTLMKSILSMHMDPTYKSLGKIRRRIFLLGCMAFMDSYNFDVNRVRRCVVHYITPDKKIIPFCAYNNVHRVAIEKAYAEKQKQAPAANMASVESQVKPIPLSVPNKKIKKK
- a CDS encoding UbiA family prenyltransferase: MSHSSPIRGLVALLRLPYWMMTGGLAVLTAFAILKGNFGDVSTLLGPLNVAVVLLMTFLSLSFIASGGFAINDYYDRISDAVIKPKRPIPSGSLSYKHAIVISAVFFALGLVISVLINWVAFAIIAIDSLLLLVYSYLIKRKSGFAANLLMGVLTGTAFIYGQATVQDTITLASLSLYPIAFGTIGGNVLRDIFSVEGDAKVGYPTLPQKIGNISAAKVGGVFFLLTGLLAPLPYFIGGFSVYYLPLILLWSVLLIYSAARLFTSATTVASIRKYERIVTMSMMLLPLALIVEGIAGVLLL
- a CDS encoding GDP-mannose 4,6-dehydratase, with amino-acid sequence MADLKNRNILVTGGAGFIGYHLCSRLSQLTDNLTIYDNLSSGTMQNITDVPKAKFVKGDILDLKTLCAQPKQDLIYHLAAQVVVGYSMENPLADFETNAKGTLHVLEKARKDDAKVVFASSAAVYGNPTVFPTPESYGFHPFSCYGLSKVIGEEYCQMYREQYGLDIVITRFANVYGLRCHGVIHDFLDKLAKNPDKLEILGTGNNSRDFVHVSDVVAALIQLGERADVKGEVYNLGLGKTTSVLELADLILQILNLKKRTKITTTGVSWQGDVTTIWFDISKAKKELHWTPKVTLEESIKEVIADRKIQI